One Purpureocillium takamizusanense chromosome 1, complete sequence genomic window carries:
- a CDS encoding uncharacterized protein (COG:S~EggNog:ENOG503P2MV) translates to MVYYGVLSKGCQRCRRRKVKCDEQKPGCLRCHKSDVPCPGYRDPDTVRFRDDTRRTMLKARGRRTQASDGTQVGGQVVLSPCLSARASGNGSGSSIPPAIPVSHHELSVSFYFAKYAFHEVPLSEAYRSWLTGSYHDAPVLSAAIEAVGMAGLANVSLAPHLEIQARKRYSEALASTQKALNDASSAADDTTLMAVILLGLFETLSFRGGDQYCCWETHVKGALALLEIRGREQFARERGGQLYTQIRSQILSVYMQRSSGVPRALERAARSFQTSSLRQRWRRSNIATPSSIFEISFRIVNLRAAMLGRDAQLDRKSAREAALDIDRELQAWKESLPGEWNYQDEILDTALDDGFGGRRHAYPSLWNAEVWNNWRLVRVLVSRVLLDTSTENDDEPKPGSSVASIVSRIQQLSEDICISANALMDTSRILSLIRPLCVVAMEEPNRTNVRFYAVDRLRRIGSLMGVRQAVLLADTVTRSLEESLRDESTCHSTCWDVPLMPFC, encoded by the exons ATGGTCTACTACGGCGTGCTGAGCAAAGGCTGTCAGCGCTGCCGCAGACGCAAGGTCAAG TGCGATGAGCAGAAGCCGGGTTGCTTGCGCTGCCACAAGTCCGACGTGCCGTGTCCGGGATATCGCGACCCGGACACTGTGCGGTTTAGAGACGACACCAGGCGAACGATGCTCAAGGccagagggcggcggacgcaGGCGTCAGATGGGACTCAAGTCGGCGGGCAAGTTGTGTTGAGCCCGTGTCTGTCCGCACGTGCTTCTGGGAACGGCAGCGGGAGTTCCATTCCCCCAGCCATACCTGTGTCCCACCACGAGCTCAGCGTGAGCTTCTATTTTGCCAAGTATGCATTTCACGAGGTTCCACTCTCCGAAGCCTACCGAAGCTGGCTCACAGGGTCGTACCATGACGCCCCAGTCCTGAGCGCTGCCATCGAGGCTGTCGGGATGGCTGGCCTGGCAAATGTCTCACTCGCACCCCATCTTGAGATTCAAGCAAGGAAACGCTATTCTGAAGCACTGGCTTCCACTCAGAAAGCATTGAACGATGCATCTAGCGCGGCTGACGACACCACACTGATGGCTGTGATCCTGCTGGGCTTGTTCGAG ACGTTGAgcttccgcggcggcgaccagtATTGCTGTTGGGAGACGCACGTTAAAGGTGCCTTGGCGCTGCTTGAGATTCGCGGACGGGAGCAGTTCGCTCGCGAGCGCGGGGGCCAGCTCTATACCCAGATTCGCTCCCAGATT CTGTCAGTTTACATGCAGCGGAGCTCGGGCGTGCCGAGGGCACTTGAACGGGCGGCACGCAGCTTCCAGACAAGCAGCCTCAGGCAACGCTGGCGGAGAAGCAACATTGCCACTCCGAGCTCAATTTTTGAAATTTCGTTTCGAATCGTAAACCTGCGTGCCGCAATGCTCGGCAGAGACGCGCAGCTGGACCGAAAATCTGCTAGGGAGGCTGCGTTGGATATTGACCGGGAGCTCCAAGCGTGGAAGGAGTCCTTGCCGGGAGAGTGGAACTACCAAGATGAAATCCTCGACACTGCTTTGGATGACGGCTTTGGTGGGAGGAGGCACGCTTATCCTAGCCTATGGAATGCCGAGGTGTGGAATAATTGGCGTCTTGTCCGAGTGCTCGTCAGCCGCGTCCTCCTGGACACCAGCACAGAGAATGATGACGAGCCAAAACCGGGATCAAGCGTGGCCAGTATTGTCTCAAGGATCCAGCAGCTTTCCGAAGACATTTGCATATCGGCCAACGCTTTGATGGATACGTCAC GTATCCTCTCGCTCATTCGGCCGCtgtgcgtcgtcgccatggaaGAGCCGAATAGAACAAATGTACGATTCTACGCCGTCGACCGGTTGCGTCGAATTGGGTCGTTGATGGGCGTGAGGCAagcggtgctgctggccgatACGGTGACGCGCAGCCTTGAGGAGTCGCTGCGGGACGAGTCGACATGCCATTCCACTTGCTGGGACGTGCCCTTGATGCCATTCTGTTAG